The Solanum lycopersicum chromosome 6, SLM_r2.1 genome has a window encoding:
- the LOC101245174 gene encoding katanin p60 ATPase-containing subunit A1, producing the protein MVGASLAGLQDHLKLAREYAVEGLYDTSVIFFDGAIAQINKHVNTLDDPLIRSKWMNVKKAISEETEVVKQLDAEKRSFKEVPMGRRPNSPPISTKSSFVFQPLDEYPTSSGAPMDDPDVWRPPSRDTTRRPGRAGQGGMRKSPQDGAWARASTTRTGTTIRGGRTSGSTKAGTGVRSSTTGKKAPGKSAKSDSTDGEPEEGKSKKGQYEGPDADLAAMLERDVLDNSPGVRWDDVAGLSEAKRLLEEAVVLPLWMPEYFQGIRRPWKGVLMFGPPGTGKTLLAKAVATECGTTFFNVSSATLASKWRGESERMVRCLFDLARSYAPSTIFIDEIDSLCNARGGSGEHESSRRVKSELLVQVDGVSNSATNEDGTRKIVMVLAATNFPWDIDEALRRRLEKRIYIPLPNFESRKELIKINLKSIEVAADVDIDEVARKTEGYSGDDLTNVCRDASMNGMRRKIAGKTREEIKNMAKDDIAKDPVAMCDFVEAISKVQPSVSAADIEKHEKWMAEFGSA; encoded by the exons ATGGTGGGTGCATCACTGGCAGGATTGCAAGATCATCTCAAATTGGCTAGAGAATATGCTGTTGAAGGTCTTTATGATACTTCCGTCATCTTCTTCGATGGCGCAATTGCTCAAATCAATAA GCATGTAAACACACTTGATGATCCTTTGATTCGTTCAAAATGGATGAATGTAAAGAAAGCCATTTCCGAAGAAACTGAGGTAGTGAAACAATTGGATGCCGAGAAAAGATCTTTTAAGGAGGTTCCTATGGGTAGACGTCCTAATTCACCTCCAATTTCAACCAAGTCGTCTTTTGTCTTTCAACCGCTTGATGAGTACCCCACCTCATCTGGTGCTCCAATGGATGACCCTGATGTTTGGAGACCACCAAGTCGGGACACAACAAGAAGACCTGGAAGAGCAGGTCAGGGGGGTATGAGAAAGTCCCCACAAGATGGAGCGTGGGCTCGTGCATCTACTACAAGGACTGGAACAACAATCCGTGGGGGAAGGACCAGTGGCTCTACTAAGGCTGGTACTGGGGTTCGATCTTCAACTACTGGGAAAAAAGCACCTGGAAAATCTGCAAAGTCCGACTCTACG GATGGTGAACCTGAAGAGGGGAAGAGTAAAAAAGGTCAGTACGAGGGGCCTGATGCAGACCTGGCTGCTATGCTTGAGAGAGATGTCTTGGATAATAGCCCTGGTGTGAGATGGGACGATGTTGCTGGGTTAAGTGAGGCCAAAAGACTTCTGGAGGAAGCAGTTGTTCTTCCACTGTGGATGCCAGAATATTTCCAG GGAATCAGGAGACCATGGAAGGGTGTTCTTATGTTTGGGCCTCCTGGAACGGGGAAGACACTTTTGGCTAAGGCTGTTGCTACCGAGTGTGGGACGACATTTTTCAATGTTTCTTCTGCCACCTTGGCTTCAAAATGGCGTGGGGAGAGTGAACGCATGGTGCGGTGCTTGTTTGATCTTGCTCGCTCTTATGCTCCCAGTACAATTttcattgatgagattgatTCTCTTTGTAATGCCCGAGG GGGTTCAGGAGAGCATGAATCATCCCGAAGGGTGAAGTCTGAACTTCTTGTTCAGGTAGATGGTGTAAGCAACTCTGCCACTAATGAAGACGGCACTCGGAAGATTGTTATGGTTTTAGCAGCTACAAACTTTCCGTGGGACATAGATGAGGCATTAAG GAGACGTTTGGAAAAACGTATATATATTCCCCTACCAAACTTTGAGAGCCGGAAGGAGCTTATAAAGATCAATTTAAAAAGTATTGAG GTAGCTGCAGATGTGGACATTGATGAAGTAGCTCGTAAAACAGAGGGATATAGTGGAGACGACCTCACAAATGTTTGCCGAGATGCTTCTATGAATGGCATGAGGCGAAAGATAGCTGGGAAGACACGTGAGGAGATTAAGAACATGGCCAAGGATGACATTGCTAAGGATCCTGTCGCAATGTGTGACTTTGTAGAAGCTATTTCCAAAGTTCAACCGAGTGTCTCAGCAGCTGACATTGAAAAACATGAGAAATGGATGGCAGAATTTGGATCAGCTTAG
- the LOC101245769 gene encoding protein CDI, producing the protein MSTDVHCNGNAFKIFIGYDPREDVAYEVCRYSLLKRSSIPLEIIPIKQSELREKGLYWRGRGKLESTEFSFTRFLTPHLANFEGWAMFVDCDFLYLGDIKELRDMVDDKYALMCVQHNYAPKETTKMDGAVQTVYPRKNWSSMVLYNCAHPKNKVLTPEIVNTETGAFLHRFTWLEDEEIGEVPFVWNFLVGHNKVVEGDPTTFPKSIHYTLGGPWFEAWKDCEFGDLWIKELEEYKKATEKKVD; encoded by the coding sequence ATGTCGACAGATGTGCATTGTAATGGAAATGCATTCAAGATTTTCATAGGTTATGATCCTCGTGAAGATGTTGCTTATGAGGTCTGTCGATATTCCCTTCTGAAAAGATCTTCAATCCCACTTGAAATCATACCCATTAAACAATCAGAGTTAAGAGAAAAAGGGTTATACTGGCGTGGAAGAGGGAAATTAGAAAGCACTGAGTTTTCATTTACTCGTTTTTTGACACCCCATTTGGCTAATTTTGAAGGATGGGCTATGTTTGTTGATTGTGATTTCTTGTATTTAGGGGATATTAAGGAATTGAGGGATATGGTGGATGATAAATATGCTTTAATGTGTGTACAACATAATTATGCTCCTAAAGAAACTACTAAAATGGATGGGGCAGTACAAACTGTGTATCCTAGGAAGAATTGGTCATCCATGGTTCTTTATAATTGTGCGCATCCAAAGAATAAGGTCTTGACACCTGAGATTGTCAATACTGAAACTGGGGCATTTCTCCATAGGTTTACTTGGTTGGAAGATGAGGAGATTGGGGAAGTTCCGTTCGTTTGGAACTTCCTCGTCGGCCATAATAAGGTTGTTGAAGGGGATCCAACTACATTTCCTAAGTCCATCCATTATACGCTTGGTGGACCTTGGTTTGAGGCTTGGAAGGATTGTGAATTCGGGGATTTGTGGATAAAGGAACTCGAGGAGTATAAGAAGGCAACAGAGAAGAAGGTGGATTAA